From one Electrophorus electricus isolate fEleEle1 chromosome 20, fEleEle1.pri, whole genome shotgun sequence genomic stretch:
- the LOC113586460 gene encoding bactericidal permeability-increasing protein-like isoform X2, with product MLSLCCVLALLVLSCPEICGTNAGVKVKLTQKGLEYGRQIGVTTLLDQFKTIKVPDFSGSEEVSPIGKVSYSLTGIKVINVGLPQSEVALVPGTGVSLTISNAYINLHGDWRVKYLGIISDSGCFDLVVSELSISTTVTIQSDDTGHPVVSSANCAASAGQASVTFHGGASWLYNLFSSYIDDALRSVLQRKICPLISDAIHNLNPYLKALNVLAKVNQYAEIEYSMVESPVISTSSIDLSLKGEFYNIGEHKEPLFAPTPFSLPPDESNMLYMGISAFTANSAGFVYNNAGALSLRITDDMIPSSSPFRLNTKTFGTFIPQIAKQYPDLMMELLVKAATAPTVTFTPNNLTLQANATITAYAIQPNTTLTTLFNLNVS from the exons ATGTTGTCTCTGTGCTGCGTTCTGGCCCTATTGGTCTTGTCCTGTCCAGAGATTTGTGGCACCAATGCTGGAGTCAAGGTGAAACTAACTCAGAAGGGACTGGAGTATG GCCGCCAGATTGGGGTTACCACCCTGCTGGACCAATTTAAAACCATCAAGGTGCCAGACTTTAGTGGCTCAGAGGAAGTGTCTCCCATTGGCAAAGTCTCCTACAGTCTGACAGG GATTAAGGTCATAAATGTGGGGTTGCCACAGTCAGAGGTGGCTTTGGTCCCAGGCACTGGTGTCAGCCTGACCATCAGTAATGCCTACATTAACCTGCATGGTGACTGGAGAGTGAAATACCTCGGGATCAT ATCGGACAGCGGTTGTTTTGACTTGGTTGTGAGCGAACTGAGTATCTCCACCACCGTTACCATCCAGAGTGACGACACCGGCCACCCCGTGGTCAGCAGTGCCAACTGTGCAGCCAGCGCTGGCCAGGCCAGCGTCACGTTTCACGGGGGTGCCAG CTGGCTGTATAATCTGTTCAGTAGTTACATCGATGATGCTTTGCGAAGTGTGCTACAGAGAAAG ATCTGCCCTCTGATCTCTGATGCCATACATAACCTTAATCCTTACCTGAAAGCCCTAAATG TTCTGGCCAAAGTTAACCAGTATGCTGAAATCGAATATTCCATGGTGGAGTCGCCTGTCATTTCCACATCCAGCATTGATCTCAGTTTAAAG ggggAGTTTTACAACATTGGAGAGCACAAGGAACCCCTTTTTGCCCCGACACCATTTTCACTGCCACCTGATGAAAGCAACATGCTGTATATGGGCATCTCTGCCTTCACTGCCAACTCAGCAGGCTTTGTGTACAACAACGCAGGAGCACTGAGTCTCAGAATCACAGATGACATG ATCCCCTCAAGTTCTCCATTTCGACTGAACACCAAGACATTTGGCACCTTCATTCCTCAA ATAGCTAAGCAGTACCCTGACCTGATGATGGAGCTCCTGGTGAAGGCAGCGACAGCACCAACCGTCACGTTTACACCCAACAACTTAACGCTACAGGCTAACGCCACAATCACTGCCTACGCCATCCAGcccaacaccaccctcacaACCCTCTTCAACCTTAATGTG AGTTAA
- the LOC113586460 gene encoding bactericidal permeability-increasing protein-like isoform X1 has product MLSLCCVLALLVLSCPEICGTNAGVKVKLTQKGLEYGRQIGVTTLLDQFKTIKVPDFSGSEEVSPIGKVSYSLTGIKVINVGLPQSEVALVPGTGVSLTISNAYINLHGDWRVKYLGIISDSGCFDLVVSELSISTTVTIQSDDTGHPVVSSANCAASAGQASVTFHGGASWLYNLFSSYIDDALRSVLQRKICPLISDAIHNLNPYLKALNVLAKVNQYAEIEYSMVESPVISTSSIDLSLKGEFYNIGEHKEPLFAPTPFSLPPDESNMLYMGISAFTANSAGFVYNNAGALSLRITDDMIPSSSPFRLNTKTFGTFIPQIAKQYPDLMMELLVKAATAPTVTFTPNNLTLQANATITAYAIQPNTTLTTLFNLNVDASGQIYVTGVKVAGNLTLNTVNMTLGASYIGPFEVKSLDSIFQMVLKAAVIAEVNDLLQQGFPLPAIGELNLVNTQLVIMKDYLLIGTDIHFTA; this is encoded by the exons ATGTTGTCTCTGTGCTGCGTTCTGGCCCTATTGGTCTTGTCCTGTCCAGAGATTTGTGGCACCAATGCTGGAGTCAAGGTGAAACTAACTCAGAAGGGACTGGAGTATG GCCGCCAGATTGGGGTTACCACCCTGCTGGACCAATTTAAAACCATCAAGGTGCCAGACTTTAGTGGCTCAGAGGAAGTGTCTCCCATTGGCAAAGTCTCCTACAGTCTGACAGG GATTAAGGTCATAAATGTGGGGTTGCCACAGTCAGAGGTGGCTTTGGTCCCAGGCACTGGTGTCAGCCTGACCATCAGTAATGCCTACATTAACCTGCATGGTGACTGGAGAGTGAAATACCTCGGGATCAT ATCGGACAGCGGTTGTTTTGACTTGGTTGTGAGCGAACTGAGTATCTCCACCACCGTTACCATCCAGAGTGACGACACCGGCCACCCCGTGGTCAGCAGTGCCAACTGTGCAGCCAGCGCTGGCCAGGCCAGCGTCACGTTTCACGGGGGTGCCAG CTGGCTGTATAATCTGTTCAGTAGTTACATCGATGATGCTTTGCGAAGTGTGCTACAGAGAAAG ATCTGCCCTCTGATCTCTGATGCCATACATAACCTTAATCCTTACCTGAAAGCCCTAAATG TTCTGGCCAAAGTTAACCAGTATGCTGAAATCGAATATTCCATGGTGGAGTCGCCTGTCATTTCCACATCCAGCATTGATCTCAGTTTAAAG ggggAGTTTTACAACATTGGAGAGCACAAGGAACCCCTTTTTGCCCCGACACCATTTTCACTGCCACCTGATGAAAGCAACATGCTGTATATGGGCATCTCTGCCTTCACTGCCAACTCAGCAGGCTTTGTGTACAACAACGCAGGAGCACTGAGTCTCAGAATCACAGATGACATG ATCCCCTCAAGTTCTCCATTTCGACTGAACACCAAGACATTTGGCACCTTCATTCCTCAA ATAGCTAAGCAGTACCCTGACCTGATGATGGAGCTCCTGGTGAAGGCAGCGACAGCACCAACCGTCACGTTTACACCCAACAACTTAACGCTACAGGCTAACGCCACAATCACTGCCTACGCCATCCAGcccaacaccaccctcacaACCCTCTTCAACCTTAATGTG GACGCGAGTGGTCAGATTTATGTGACTGGGGTCAAAGTGGCTGGAAATCTGACCCTTAATAC AGTTAATATGACCTTAGGAGCAAGCTACATAGGACCATTTGAG GTGAAATCACTTGACAGCATCTTTCAGATGGTCTTGAAAGCTGCTGTGATAGCCGAGGTTAATG ATCTCCTACAGCAAGGTTTTCCTCTGCCAGCCATCGGAGAGCTGAATCTGGTGAACACTCAACTGGTCATTATGAAG GACTACCTGTTGATTGGGACGGACATTCATTTCACAGCATGA